In Oreochromis aureus strain Israel breed Guangdong linkage group 17, ZZ_aureus, whole genome shotgun sequence, the genomic stretch tgaaaacaaaaatcttcCTGATATAGAGCCACAGAAAAACTACTTCTTTGTCCAGCTGGTCTTGTTATTACTGCAGGAtctttacctcacaatataaagcgctttgaagcaataaaactgaattaaactgtCCCCTCTCCGTAGCAATCACAATTTTACCCAAAAACTTCACAACATGaaatttttaaaatcataaGAGAACATTTATCCAGAATTTCCCTTCCCTAACTCAGCAGTTAGCAACAAAGAACCTTCTTTGCTGCCTTACCCCAAGAAGAATTCAGTGTCATTCATCCACTGGTTGATGAAGTGTGTGGTTATGGGCTGCGGGTTGTGTGGAAAGTGCATGTTGTCCATCGTGTGGATGAGCAGGGCTGGGTTGTAGTAGAGAGCAGCAATGGCAACCTGGAGACACATTGTCCTCAGCTCACTGGATTTCACCCCCCGCATCAAACGCTCAAGCACTGCCTCCACGAAAAGAGGGATGCACTGtagaaacaaaacagcagcaaataTTTCACTATGGTTTGAACCACAGTGTGTTTGAAATATGCAGGTGAACAAACTGACATGCCTCTGGCTTTCCAGCTTTGGGCATAATTAAACCGACAGATAGAAACATTTAGCGACACTTTAGTGTTCTGGCTGCaggatgttaaaaataaaagaaacagtgcTGGCTGTGTGATAAGTGGAAAATAAAAGTGCAGAGCTGCACCTGACCTGGTCAATGCCTCTGCCTTTGCACTGCAGGATGATAACCTCCAACAGTTTGGCTGCATGACACTCTGCATCTTCGCCTGAATCCATGGACAATACCTTAAACAAAAAGGCTTACTGGTCACAATACAGCAACAATATTGGAAAAAAAGCTGGATGTTTGTTCCTGATGATATTTCTGTGAACCACAGTTCAATACATCTGGAGCCAGACCTTTTTGCACATGCTGTAGATGACCTCTAAGTGCTTCGGACTGGACAGAAGCATGTCCGTATCCACAGTAACGTAGTTGTGCAAAAGCGGCATCATATCTGTGACATAAACACAATTAATACTTTGAAACACAAACAATGTTTTCATATAAGCTTTATCCAACATTAATCATGAGTTTTATTAttcaagttgttgttgttgtcgttttAAGTTAATAGTCATTTATGTGTCATATTCTCAGAACTATGTGACACAACCCCTGTGTATTCACTCCAAAATCATTTGAATCATCTGCAGCTGTCTGGGGGTTTTCACAGAGACCTGTAAAAATACCAATACAGCAGTCAAAcctacaaaacacaaatatgtattttattataaatatgGCAATAGGCTGATTTGTAACTGTCTTAATGTGGCTACACGTCACCTTTTTGTTGTTACCAAATTGTGGCTTCACAGATATTGTGAtaactgaaaaaatgttttattattaatattttaaatgtgtgaAATATGTGCTTGTTTCTGCCTCTCAGGTGAGATAATTTCCTCCACTTCCTGTTGGACACAGTAAACTGAATTTCTGGGCAACTGCAGACGGTTAATTaggttaaataaaacatttagaaGGATGCTGGAACTTAAGCAGAcgtattttatataatttgaAAATTTATGGACAAAACAACTTCTGCACGTATCTAGGAGGAAAATACCAGTGGAGTTAGTGGAGATGAAACCAAAACTGGGTGTAGGACATACCTGTGAAGTAATCAAAGCAGTCATGCTGGAAGACCTCATACAGGACGCCTAACAGCTGCCACATCTGGGGGGAGATGGTCTGACAGGTAAGGCCAAATGCCAGTGACAGGATCTCCTCATAGAATTCTGCAGTGGTTACAGAATGACAATGATATTCTGCCACATCGTTGAGATACAAGAGAAAGACAATCCAACACCACTAACAGGAAACAGAGTCATCTCGGTGCCTGTTTACAGAGCACCCAGCATGAATATGCAATCTCTACACATATTTCCATTAAATGTAGCTGCAGGAGATAAAAAGTGACACCAGTGTATGGGACTGCTTCCCTTTGAGTAGACATGGAAAAATTAACTAATCTCGAGATCACTACGGCTCTTAATAAAGATAGAAAGGAATGCATTTACTTGAAATAacaaaatgaattcattaacAAAATTTGGAACACTTGCAATATCTAGGACAagggaaaagtgtgaaaatgtggaGGAAGCCAGAATTTGAAAAGGGAGGCCCCCCCCccgccaaaaaaacaaaacaaaaaaaacacactcttTGGACTGCCCGTGCACACACACCTGCCATACCTATGATGGGTTTCTGCAAGACCAGGCCAATCACCTGCAAACAGATCCCCTCTAGCTGCTGTGTGATCTGAGACATGAAAAGAAATAAGGCGTCAAATATTAcattcaccactgttccaagttCAAATACTTATTGCCGTGTGCGCCTTAGACCTCTTTGTGGTCTTCCATTACGGTGAGGATGGTGTCAATTGTACTGAGGATACCAAGAGCCATAACAGTCTTATCTTCGTTCTCCTCGTACTCCTCACTCTGTAGAACTCTTGTGAAGATCTCTGCCTGCCGAACACACACAGTGGTATTTCACATCACTTCCACACTGACCTTGATTCATTTTGTGGACATCTACATTAACCCCAACTTAATCCTAACTCTTACCTTGCCCTGACTTTTTTCACTAGTCTTACCCAAATCACAgctaaacttaaaataaaactaagttAACCTAAAAGTAGCCTTGTCCTTGTCTTAACCAAGTTTTCTGAACAAATAACAAATGTCCAAGCATAGATCAGAACATTCAACAAGAGAGACTcaggagaagaaaaataaaaaacacacacacacacacacacacacacacacacacacacacacacacacacacacacacacacacacaaatctggaTGCTGCATACTTCCTTAATACCTGATTAAACTACAAAATAAGTCTGTGTTGTCGTCCTACCAGGTTCTGTGTCATGTCTACAGCGATGGCGGCCACTTCCTGGTTGTACTCGCAGATCATTTTCTGAATGACGTTGGTCAGGTCATCGTTCTCCGTTTCTCTGACCACATGCAGAAGCTCCTGCATGACTTGCCGAATGTAAGGCCTGATGTACAGCTTGGCTTTATAATGAAAAAAGATTGAATGAGAAAATGAGACTAAATCTCTGTATGGGAGATGATCATATTTGCACTTATCAGTGTTTACTTTCAACCAATATTCATAAGTGCTTCTACTAGTACAATGACAAGCAGTCTCTAATCCCTAATTAAAGGAATACCCATTCTCCTTTGTTACACAcatattatttttcattattttaaatgtaagctTGGGCCTGTGATggtaaagaaaataaagccaAACTTGAAAAGCAAGaaatttacaagaaaaaaaaaaaatcagaaaaatcgAACCCAATATCATGTTACTTTTCAAGGTTATTATAACTTCCTGCTAATACCTCCATCAAAACATTCATTTTCACAACCCTATGATGGGAATGATTCTGATTTCAGTCGAGCTGGTAAAGTGCATTgtacaaatttcagctttaaaaCACAGGAACGAATCAGCTGTCCTCCACAGACCTTGTTCCTGGTTGCTGACCAGCGTCTGCAGAGCGATGGCAGCCTCCACCTTGACAGGCATCTCTTTGTCATCTATCAGATCCTGTTTGACCAACTCCACGGCATTCCTCAGCACCAGCTCGTCATGGAAACGCAGCGGACTGAACGAGTGCAACACCCAGCAGGACTAACAAAGGAGAGTATCCCAAGTTTGTACAGCATCCATATAATTTTCACCTTAGTCAAATTTGTgaaaccaccaccaccataaCTGTCTACTGCTGCCGTCAGCGATTCCCCCCACCAGATGCATCACTCCGGTCTGCAGTACACCTGGTGTGCTGAAGAGACTAAAACAATAACTGACATTGACTAAACGGACCACCCTGCAGGACTGAAGAGAAGAGAGCCAGTCGACGCAttaaaggaataaaataaaaacacagttcCTTTGTGAAAATTTTAGCAACGACAACCCTCAACGAGTTACCATTTCCCAAGTAATCACTGCAGGCTTTACCACAGACTATGTGTCTATAGCTCTGTGAGATTAACATTTGGACCCAGTTCTGACACGTCTGCTGAAAGCAGTTCAGCACTAGTCCACATCAGCTTCTAATGCAGcttgtaaataatgtaaatcaTTCCTCAAAAAAGGTTATCTTACAGTTTCTTTTGATGAATATATGCACGACCAGTGGTTATTGCATATTTTTCATTAGTTGCAATAGCCACTGGAATACATATACCAGATTCAAATAAACTGGAATTATTCCAGTTTAGGCCCTAAACCCAAGTGATGAGTTTGTACATGCATGGAGTTCAATTTAATATTTAACTCAAATACCTTAACTGGACATAATATGGTTTTATTTTGAGttttatgaaataaacacagggTGAAAATTATACATACAGGATTAAAATGCACCCACATTATAAATTCAGTGGTGATACAGGTTCAGAAAAGTGcgaacttttcttttcttattagcCATCATGACACTCTTACACTGCTGTACCAAGGAGGGAGGAAGGTTCACTTACCCTGGCACGCAGGTAACCCAAAGGAGAGTTAAGCAAGGGGAAGACGTAGTTCTGAAGCATTAGCTCCATTTGCTCCCTGTACAGCCGCTTCTGTAGGACCAGACATACAGAAATGCAGCGAATCTTAAAGCTGATCACATGATAAAAGTGCTCGTTAGAGTTCCATCCAGATGCGTGTCTCTGTGTACCTTAAGCAAGAGCTCAGCCAGAGCTCCGATGCAGTGCAGCGCTCCATCCGTCCTGCAAGGATCAGCAGAGGGGTCCATCAGGATATGATGGCAGAACTCCATCATTTGAGGCAGGACCTgttaaaatgaataaaggagATGCTGCAGATTACATTTACAAGATGTGTGTGCAGAAACTAAAGCTTGTGGCTTACAGACAAAACATAAGTGATATCTTCTGACAgggtaataaaaataaaataaactgacaGGAAAAGTGAAAAAGAGTCCTTTTTTCATGTGGTGGAATAaactataatataatatcaatATCCCTGGGCAAAGGGCTAGTTGCCACATACTGTGTACAAGCACTCTGGTTCCTGTGGATGTGCGCTATCATGACCCCCCCTCACCTCTTTCCTCTTGCGTGCAGCTTTACACAGCAGGCTCTGGGCAGCAGTGACTGGGAGAGCATGGTCATCATAGAGGTCTAGATATAAAGATGCATACTCTCAAAAATAACATATCCCAAGACATGACATGCACTCACCTTCACCACTCAATATTATAGCAATGCCAGTCAATGGCCAAAACCCATTCACTTTCTCTCAGTTTTAACTTAggggttggttttttttggtagGCAAACTCCAAACTCAGATATGCTGTTGTTGCCTTTGCAATCTGCAGTTATGGGGACCCCACTGTTCCTGTGCAGAGCAGTAGGGGAACCATAGCAACACTAAGCAGAGACTCCAGAGTGTGGACAAGTAATTCAAGACTAAAATTCTAGTATCATAACAACCCTAATACCAGGATACTTGAACACTTACTGAACTTCATACGGATATACTCATATGGATCCTCTTGCCATAGTTTCTCGTCCTCGTCTTTGTAGCACATAAGAGGGAAGATGACCTCCTGGCATATGGTCTACATGAAACAATAGTCTTCATAATATTAATGAGATTAAAGATGATTCAAGGGGGAAAAATAAGACTggctttattaaaataaatagacAATAAAAATGACCAGAGTGGAAAAAGTAGGGCAGAAATTTGTAACCCTATGTGAATGATTGAATGATGAAATCACAGACAGAACAACTTTGAGTCAGCTTCCATTTGTTACTCTTTATTAAGGTCAACTTTGAACTGAGTCAGAAGGACTCCTCTCTACAGTTCCTGACATTTTTGGTGGATTAGTACCTTTAAGTTTTCGGTGAAACTAAATGCAAATAGCTCTAAACTGAATAAGAGGGTCTGGGCCAATCAGGAACAGGTAAATATCATATTCCTTCATGCCTGTCCTACCTGCATGTGCGGCTTCATCTGTTTCCAGGTCAGTGAGTGTGACAGGCCCTGGTTGAGGTAGTTGAGGCACTGCTGTAGGACCTGAGGAGTAAcatactgcttctgtctgtacTGGTCCACCACCTTCAGCAAGACCTGGATGGATAACACACCGCACAGGATGAATAACCACCGTCGCTCATAATATTAGTTGCAACAAACTGTTAGTCTTGATGTATGCTCAATAATCCAGGTAagcaaatcccaaaaagttgattctgttcatctggaaacAACAACACTGCAGATGTGGAAGAAGAGCAACCGCGGACAAAAGTTtcagcctgtctcagcaatgcaaagcccgCAGCATCACCAGCATGACTTGGTAAAGACAGCAACAGGCAGTCTCATCTGGCTTGGTTAATGTAAAATATGCTGCTGTGATTGTTCAATATTCACAAATGAGGAGCCGTGctgacacctgctgctctctggcaggaagcaccaCGCCCTcccgtgttttaaatgcactttagaacagcacaCAGCAACACCACATATGAGCGGCCGGAGAGAAGTATGGAGTCTTCACAGCCCGTTCTCTGTTCACCATTAGGGGTGGGGGGCCGAggggaggagttggccgtctgGTCGGTGTCTGGGAtgctccctgctgctgcaggacCGGGGGTGGTCTGCTTGTCTCCACCCAGGGAGCAAAGGGCAACATCTCCTGAGTCTGGGGACGGACTGCccctctgggaacatctcaggcccccCCATCTGTGGGGacccatctccccccaccacactccctgctggtggcTGATGCTCTCAGCCGTCGgcgcattggtggttcttggtgtccggggctgggtgCTCGTGGCTCGGTCAGGCTTTGAAGCCAAACTTTCATGTGCTCTATTTTCAAACTAGTTATCTCAGGAATTTCCAACatttttgttaatgttttcCACAAACAGCATAGCAAGGAAGTTATCTTCCGTCTGTTCTGTAATACCAAGGATTCTCATGTTTTCAGGCTGGTCCACTCTACAGTagatcttttttattttgtctttatttgcaGAGAATTGTTCACTATTTTCTCAATAAAAGTTTCTCAGCTCCCAGTCATGTTGTTAGCTACCCGGCCCTTGGTTGCTATTATCAGAGTTAAGACTCTCCGGTTGTTAAGGACCATCCTTTAATCTAGGAGATGTTCTTTTGTCTGCCTTTAGGCACAGGATAAACGCCTTATGAATATCACATAACCTTGAATTTGGAATGCACCTAATATAAAATAGCATTTTCAAGTAGACATTGAAGAGCTCTTGAATTGACCTGTTGCTGTCATGCTGAGGAACAAAACCAAAGGTCCAAAATACACGTAAAAAAACAAGAGTGAATGGTTACTGACTGCAAAGATACGTATCAACTAGAGAATCTATAGTAAAGATCAAAGTAAGAGTGTTATTTACCTGACAATGTCATTCCCTATAACTCAAACAGACTCAGTGACACATATTTACCTGCTGTATCCCCACTGCATATGTCTTCAGGAAAAAATCTGCAAACTCGTAGTACTCTTTTGTCACGTTTCCTGGACTTCCATATCTGTGATTCACATCAGAAATACAGGAATGCTGAAAAGGTCTTTCTGCAAAATCCAAATCTGCTCAGTAATGATTTAACAGCATTTCTGGACTCACCGTTCAAACAGTCGCGTGATGATGCGCAACGCCCACTTTTTACACTTCCACCACGCCAGCTCAGGACGGTCGTCTTCATCCACCTCCAATGTCTCCTAACAAACACATTGTATGGTCAGTACTAGGTCCTTGTGAAGAACAGATTCATTAGAATTTTAATCCATGCGTCTTTAAATAGTATAGAAAGATGCTTTGTTCAGTAATTGAGCATTCAATTTTCAGTGCACTTGTTTGATTATTTACGGGGTTTTTAACCACACTGCGGAACACTTGTGTTAGTGAAAAAACCTTTCTACACTGATGATGCTGTATTGTGCCACTCAGCTCTCACAATAACTGAATGTCTCAGCAGAAGTAAGCTTCTAACAGTTCAGCCTCACATGTGTAATTGTAAAATTGTGTAATATGAAACCAAATGAATGTGGTTTGTTGGGACTTAATAAAAAAAGGTCATTATAGACTTTTTTTctatgagtttttttttttattaataaaacttttcagcacaaaacGTTTGCATGGTCTCCCTGTGTGACTTTCCCTTTATCTGCCTCTAATGTGAGGCAGATAAAGGGCTGAAAGCACATAGAATAAGCATGCTAGTACTTTAATGATCATTCTGTGACTAGAATTAAAGTGCAATACACaagttttgaaaataaaatcccAAATCTTAATTGGATTTACCATGTAAAAGTTGATTCTGTCGATCTGGAAATGTGCATATTAATGATCCGTAATGTGAAAATGATCAAGAAACTATGAGGTCAGATCATAAACTGACCTCGCAGCCTATTGTTCACTAGTGGtcctagtttcagtcattatgcaaatgtactgtttataaggttggggaaacctgcagtcagctgagactgaagacgtCACTTGGACGAGTgaccactgaaaacgctacgtccagatgaacagaatcaacctttttgggatttccttctggatgattgagcatgcatcaagacgttacaTACTGTTGAATTTGTTAAATCACATTGTGTCTATATGATTCGGGATCTTACAGCTGGGATGTCTCGGTCCATTATGGCTCGGAGTATTTCCATCCACTGAGTCATCACTGTGTTGTTGATCAGC encodes the following:
- the ipo8 gene encoding importin-8 isoform X3, coding for MDPNRIIQALKGTIDPNLRIAAENELNQSYKIINFAPTLLQIIVSEQVEFPVRQAAAIYLKNMVSQYWQDREPSVGEVVFPFNIHENDRQQIRDQILEGIIRCPESIRAQLTMCLRAIIKHDFPGRWTAIVDKINMYLQSPNSGSWYGTLLALYQLVKTYEYRKADEREPLLAAMQIFLPRIQQLISQLLVDATIFSVLIQKQILKIFHALVQYSLPLQLINNTVMTQWMEILRAIMDRDIPAETLEVDEDDRPELAWWKCKKWALRIITRLFERYGSPGNVTKEYYEFADFFLKTYAVGIQQVLLKVVDQYRQKQYVTPQVLQQCLNYLNQGLSHSLTWKQMKPHMQTICQEVIFPLMCYKDEDEKLWQEDPYEYIRMKFNLYDDHALPVTAAQSLLCKAARKRKEVLPQMMEFCHHILMDPSADPCRTDGALHCIGALAELLLKKRLYREQMELMLQNYVFPLLNSPLGYLRARSCWVLHSFSPLRFHDELVLRNAVELVKQDLIDDKEMPVKVEAAIALQTLVSNQEQAKLYIRPYIRQVMQELLHVVRETENDDLTNVIQKMICEYNQEVAAIAVDMTQNLAEIFTRVLQSEEYEENEDKTVMALGILSTIDTILTVMEDHKEITQQLEGICLQVIGLVLQKPIIGMAEFYEEILSLAFGLTCQTISPQMWQLLGVLYEVFQHDCFDYFTDMMPLLHNYVTVDTDMLLSSPKHLEVIYSMCKKVLSMDSGEDAECHAAKLLEVIILQCKGRGIDQCIPLFVEAVLERLMRGVKSSELRTMCLQVAIAALYYNPALLIHTMDNMHFPHNPQPITTHFINQWMNDTEFFLGLHDRKMCIIGLSVLIDLPSRPAVLDAVAAQIVPSILLLFLGLKHLNASRLINKPELLARAGAQDEDQNADTQLHTAPLQSDKQLLPSLTAEVVFQERRFLVMKMR
- the ipo8 gene encoding importin-8 isoform X1, with product MDPNRIIQALKGTIDPNLRIAAENELNQSYKIINFAPTLLQIIVSEQVEFPVRQAAAIYLKNMVSQYWQDREPSVGEVVFPFNIHENDRQQIRDQILEGIIRCPESIRAQLTMCLRAIIKHDFPGRWTAIVDKINMYLQSPNSGSWYGTLLALYQLVKTYEYRKADEREPLLAAMQIFLPRIQQLISQLLVDATIFSVLIQKQILKIFHALVQYSLPLQLINNTVMTQWMEILRAIMDRDIPAETLEVDEDDRPELAWWKCKKWALRIITRLFERYGSPGNVTKEYYEFADFFLKTYAVGIQQVLLKVVDQYRQKQYVTPQVLQQCLNYLNQGLSHSLTWKQMKPHMQTICQEVIFPLMCYKDEDEKLWQEDPYEYIRMKFNLYDDHALPVTAAQSLLCKAARKRKEVLPQMMEFCHHILMDPSADPCRTDGALHCIGALAELLLKKRLYREQMELMLQNYVFPLLNSPLGYLRARSCWVLHSFSPLRFHDELVLRNAVELVKQDLIDDKEMPVKVEAAIALQTLVSNQEQAKLYIRPYIRQVMQELLHVVRETENDDLTNVIQKMICEYNQEVAAIAVDMTQNLAEIFTRVLQSEEYEENEDKTVMALGILSTIDTILTVMEDHKEITQQLEGICLQVIGLVLQKPIIGMAEFYEEILSLAFGLTCQTISPQMWQLLGVLYEVFQHDCFDYFTDMMPLLHNYVTVDTDMLLSSPKHLEVIYSMCKKVLSMDSGEDAECHAAKLLEVIILQCKGRGIDQCIPLFVEAVLERLMRGVKSSELRTMCLQVAIAALYYNPALLIHTMDNMHFPHNPQPITTHFINQWMNDTEFFLGLHDRKMCIIGLSVLIDLPSRPAVLDAVAAQIVPSILLLFLGLKHLNASRLINKPELLARAGAQDEDQNEEIPSDEDEVNENCNTMQQQSSMPAGQGGDDDDDDEDDYWDDDGFEGTPLEEYSTPLDYDNGEDEYQFFTSALLRVQSTDPAWYHCLTAALSDDQKKQLQEIYSISQQRRSTATKGQ
- the ipo8 gene encoding importin-8 isoform X2 yields the protein MDPNRIIQALKGTIDPNLRIAAENELNQSYKIINFAPTLLQIIVSEQVEFPVRQAAAIYLKNMVSQYWQDREPSVGEVVFPFNIHENDRQQIRDQILEGIIRCPESIRAQLTMCLRAIIKHDFPGRWTAIVDKINMYLQSPNSGSWYGTLLALYQLVKTYEYRKADEREPLLAAMQIFLPRIQQLISQLLVDATIFSVLIQKQILKIFHALVQYSLPLQLINNTVMTQWMEILRAIMDRDIPAETLEVDEDDRPELAWWKCKKWALRIITRLFERYGSPGNVTKEYYEFADFFLKTYAVGIQQVLLKVVDQYRQKQYVTPQVLQQCLNYLNQGLSHSLTWKQMKPHMQTICQEVIFPLMCYKDEDEKLWQEDPYEYIRMKFNLYDDHALPVTAAQSLLCKAARKRKEVLPQMMEFCHHILMDPSADPCRTDGALHCIGALAELLLKKRLYREQMELMLQNYVFPLLNSPLGYLRARSCWVLHSFSPLRFHDELVLRNAVELVKQDLIDDKEMPVKVEAAIALQTLVSNQEQAKLYIRPYIRQVMQELLHVVRETENDDLTNVIQKMICEYNQEVAAIAVDMTQNLAEIFTRVLQSEEYEENEDKTVMALGILSTIDTILTVMEDHKEITQQLEGICLQVIGLVLQKPIIEFYEEILSLAFGLTCQTISPQMWQLLGVLYEVFQHDCFDYFTDMMPLLHNYVTVDTDMLLSSPKHLEVIYSMCKKVLSMDSGEDAECHAAKLLEVIILQCKGRGIDQCIPLFVEAVLERLMRGVKSSELRTMCLQVAIAALYYNPALLIHTMDNMHFPHNPQPITTHFINQWMNDTEFFLGLHDRKMCIIGLSVLIDLPSRPAVLDAVAAQIVPSILLLFLGLKHLNASRLINKPELLARAGAQDEDQNEEIPSDEDEVNENCNTMQQQSSMPAGQGGDDDDDDEDDYWDDDGFEGTPLEEYSTPLDYDNGEDEYQFFTSALLRVQSTDPAWYHCLTAALSDDQKKQLQEIYSISQQRRSTATKGQ